A genomic window from Limisphaerales bacterium includes:
- a CDS encoding glutaredoxin family protein, whose product MYQPETVILYVKPVCGWCRQAEHWLTSQGIEFETVDVIDNPEAFEEMERLSGQTLAPVIAVDGQVLADFGARELVVFWEGLGKSK is encoded by the coding sequence ATGTATCAGCCTGAAACAGTAATCCTTTACGTGAAGCCCGTATGCGGCTGGTGCCGCCAGGCGGAGCATTGGCTCACCAGTCAAGGCATCGAATTTGAAACGGTCGATGTGATTGATAACCCGGAAGCCTTCGAGGAAATGGAACGGCTCTCCGGCCAAACTCTCGCGCCGGTGATCGCCGTGGATGGCCAAGTGCTGGCAGATTTCGGCGCGCGCGAGTTGGTGGTATTTTGGGAAGGGCTCGGGAAATCAAAATGA
- a CDS encoding tetratricopeptide repeat protein, which yields MGQLEPPDTHFLSGAEGWMELGDYDSALAELELISPDYRRHFDVLQVRWHIHNRMQDWERCLNISLQMIEVQPEMPQGWINHGNALFYLERFDEAFNLLVPMLKRFPHDEAIPYNLACYKCQSGAIQEAREWLECALKVGDSKRVKNMAVNDPDLTPLWEHGVKIK from the coding sequence ATGGGACAATTGGAACCACCGGACACGCATTTCCTGTCCGGCGCTGAAGGGTGGATGGAATTGGGGGACTACGATTCGGCCTTGGCTGAGTTGGAGTTAATTTCACCGGACTACCGGCGGCACTTTGATGTGCTGCAGGTGCGTTGGCATATTCACAATCGCATGCAGGATTGGGAGCGTTGCCTGAACATCAGCCTTCAAATGATCGAGGTGCAGCCGGAGATGCCGCAGGGCTGGATCAACCATGGCAACGCGCTCTTTTATCTTGAGCGTTTCGACGAAGCCTTCAACTTACTCGTGCCGATGCTCAAACGCTTTCCGCACGACGAGGCCATCCCGTACAACCTCGCCTGTTACAAATGCCAAAGCGGCGCCATCCAGGAAGCTCGCGAATGGCTGGAGTGCGCCCTCAAAGTCGGCGACTCCAAGCGCGTCAAAAATATGGCCGTCAACGACCCCGACCTCACGCCACTGTGGGAGCACGGAGTGAAGATCAAATAA
- a CDS encoding SET domain-containing protein-lysine N-methyltransferase: MQKSNNCRLTHAASSLFNARVQLQVENQYLDFRKSSIHNVGAYAKRDIRKGTRIIEYIGRPLTKKKASAELADGNGYVFTINKHFDIDGNVPWNPARFINHGCAANAESDIEDDRVWIDALRTIRKGEEVLYNYNYDLVDAFENPCNCGAKECVGYMVDDEYWPKLKKMIEKREKKKGK; encoded by the coding sequence ATGCAAAAATCGAATAACTGTCGCTTGACCCATGCTGCTTCTAGCCTCTTCAATGCGCGCGTGCAATTACAGGTGGAAAATCAATATTTGGATTTTAGGAAATCGAGCATTCATAACGTGGGCGCGTACGCCAAGCGCGACATCCGAAAAGGCACGCGCATCATCGAATACATCGGTCGTCCGCTCACTAAAAAGAAAGCGTCCGCGGAATTGGCCGATGGCAATGGCTACGTGTTTACCATCAACAAGCATTTCGATATCGATGGCAATGTGCCGTGGAATCCTGCGCGTTTCATCAACCACGGCTGTGCCGCCAACGCCGAATCGGATATTGAGGATGATCGCGTGTGGATTGACGCCCTCAGAACAATCAGGAAAGGCGAGGAAGTGCTTTATAATTATAACTACGACCTTGTGGATGCTTTCGAAAACCCGTGCAACTGCGGCGCGAAAGAATGCGTGGGTTATATGGTGGACGATGAATATTGGCCCAAGCTGAAGAAGATGATTGAGAAGCGAGAGAAGAAGAAGGGCAAATGA
- a CDS encoding PIN domain-containing protein, which produces MAERRWLDTSAILSWIFDEPGGEQVEAALMEADANGTTLLASEWSRVEVVFGLVRHDRETWDFCWRIVRDAPLEWIALGEEESVAAGQLRAEYKMSTADSAIVTQAAAHGCELWHKDPEFDALPKNFVKVKRLPYKKRRKK; this is translated from the coding sequence GTGGCTGAGCGGCGTTGGCTGGATACCTCGGCAATTTTGTCGTGGATTTTCGATGAACCCGGCGGCGAGCAGGTGGAGGCGGCATTGATGGAGGCTGATGCCAATGGCACAACGCTGCTGGCGTCCGAGTGGAGTCGAGTGGAGGTGGTGTTTGGGCTCGTGCGGCACGATCGCGAGACGTGGGATTTTTGCTGGCGGATTGTTCGCGATGCGCCTTTGGAATGGATTGCTTTGGGCGAGGAGGAATCCGTGGCGGCGGGGCAGCTGCGTGCGGAGTATAAAATGAGCACTGCGGATTCCGCTATCGTTACACAAGCGGCAGCGCACGGCTGTGAACTGTGGCACAAAGATCCGGAGTTTGATGCGTTGCCAAAAAATTTTGTGAAAGTGAAGCGGTTGCCGTACAAGAAGCGCAGAAAAAAATGA
- a CDS encoding DsrE family protein, with amino-acid sequence METLADKLQVDLKPKRKVLIIIDADPRTNPRAAEAVRLAGGVCVWEQVEVSVVLHHAAAHALSEAAADLPDSKMYKQFLPMVREKGGRVYVMPDEQTMEALDTEVILKNRLKEPALAELAAEAEMVMRF; translated from the coding sequence ATGGAAACCCTCGCCGACAAATTGCAAGTCGACCTCAAGCCCAAGCGCAAAGTGCTCATCATCATCGATGCCGATCCGCGCACCAATCCGCGCGCGGCCGAGGCCGTGCGTTTGGCGGGCGGCGTGTGCGTTTGGGAACAGGTGGAAGTGAGCGTCGTGCTGCACCACGCCGCCGCCCACGCGCTCAGCGAAGCCGCGGCGGATTTGCCCGACAGCAAAATGTACAAACAATTCCTCCCGATGGTTCGCGAAAAAGGCGGGCGCGTGTACGTGATGCCCGATGAGCAAACAATGGAAGCCCTCGACACCGAAGTGATTTTGAAAAACCGCCTCAAAGAACCCGCCCTCGCCGAGCTGGCCGCCGAAGCGGAAATGGTAATGAGATTTTGA
- a CDS encoding AHH domain-containing protein, with translation MEPLRWFLQFFTHLGIVRAAVAEFNFNGAKNGIRLPKTQHNGSHPKYTSAIESKLDKLFKENPNLSPEQARSILENYTGRIKNRLAEQVSGTQRLR, from the coding sequence ATGGAGCCATTACGATGGTTCCTTCAGTTTTTTACCCATCTTGGAATTGTCCGAGCGGCAGTTGCGGAGTTCAATTTTAATGGAGCTAAAAATGGAATTCGATTGCCAAAGACACAACACAACGGATCGCACCCAAAATATACGAGTGCAATTGAATCTAAACTTGATAAGTTATTTAAAGAAAATCCGAATTTATCCCCTGAACAAGCCAGATCTATTCTCGAAAATTACACCGGCCGCATCAAGAACAGGCTAGCTGAACAAGTCAGCGGAACCCAAAGGCTAAGATGA
- the ligA gene encoding NAD-dependent DNA ligase LigA yields MSAMENKKRHAVLAEEIRRHDHAYYVLAEPSISDPDYDRLYRELLDLEEAHPELLTGDSPSQRVGGKPVSEFPEHRHAQPMMSLDNTYSFDELAEFLKRVEKRLPEAELDWTIEPKIDGLAVSLRYENGVLAVGATRGDGASGDDITGNLKTIRSLPLRLPAKAPAVLEVRGEVFMSCAGFAKLNEKRKAEGEEPFANPRNAAAGSVKMLDPKMVAERPLGVILYGLGEVKGEVPPTQKEVVSWLGQLGLPTAGKIWTGQSHVDLVEAINDLDTARHEFDYETDGAVIKLNNLSLREQCGVTSKAPRWAIAYKYAAEQAETVLKAITVQVGRTGALTPVAELEPVLIAGSTVARATLHNEEEIQRKDIRVGDTVVIEKAGEIIPAVVEVVLGKRLKKATAFVLNKECPECKSKAGKDEGDVVWRCPNPDCPAQVRGRLEHFCARGAMDIEGGGEVLVRQLVGSGLALNVGELYKLALAEVAGLERMAEKSAQNFIDGLEASKQRDLWRLIFGLGILHVGAGVAKALCRRFSNLDELMDASQEELVAIDDVGEVIAKSVHFWFGDPQNRALVEVLRKAGLNFESSIVISGEAAGPLAGKALVLTGTLPNLKRHEAAARIEAAGGKVIGSVSKKTDFVVAGESAGSKLTKAEKLSVPVIDESELLRLCGE; encoded by the coding sequence ATGAGCGCGATGGAAAACAAAAAACGGCACGCGGTGTTGGCGGAGGAGATTCGTCGGCACGATCACGCTTATTATGTGCTGGCGGAGCCGAGCATTAGCGATCCGGATTATGATCGGCTCTATCGCGAACTGCTGGATTTGGAGGAGGCGCATCCGGAATTGCTGACGGGGGATTCGCCGAGCCAGCGCGTGGGTGGCAAACCGGTGAGCGAATTCCCAGAGCATCGGCACGCGCAGCCGATGATGAGCCTCGATAACACTTATTCGTTTGATGAACTGGCAGAGTTTTTGAAGCGGGTGGAAAAGCGGTTGCCGGAAGCGGAACTGGACTGGACGATTGAGCCGAAAATCGACGGGCTGGCGGTGAGTTTGCGTTATGAAAATGGCGTGCTTGCTGTGGGTGCCACGCGCGGCGATGGGGCGAGTGGCGATGACATCACGGGGAATTTGAAAACGATTCGCAGTTTGCCGTTGCGGTTGCCAGCGAAGGCACCGGCTGTGCTCGAAGTGCGCGGCGAAGTGTTTATGAGCTGCGCGGGGTTTGCGAAGTTGAACGAAAAACGCAAGGCGGAAGGCGAGGAACCGTTTGCCAATCCGCGTAATGCGGCGGCGGGTTCTGTGAAAATGCTCGATCCCAAAATGGTGGCGGAGCGGCCGTTGGGGGTAATCCTGTACGGGCTTGGCGAAGTGAAGGGCGAGGTGCCGCCAACTCAAAAAGAAGTGGTGAGTTGGCTGGGGCAATTGGGCTTGCCAACGGCAGGGAAAATTTGGACGGGTCAATCGCACGTGGACTTGGTGGAGGCCATCAACGACTTGGATACTGCGCGGCACGAGTTTGATTACGAAACGGATGGGGCAGTCATCAAGCTTAACAATTTATCGCTTCGCGAACAATGCGGCGTGACGTCCAAAGCGCCCCGCTGGGCGATCGCGTACAAGTACGCGGCGGAACAGGCGGAGACGGTTTTGAAAGCCATCACTGTTCAAGTCGGCCGCACGGGGGCGTTGACGCCGGTGGCGGAATTGGAGCCGGTGTTGATCGCCGGGAGCACGGTGGCGCGCGCGACGTTGCACAATGAAGAGGAGATTCAGCGCAAAGACATTCGCGTGGGCGACACGGTGGTGATTGAAAAAGCGGGCGAGATTATTCCGGCGGTGGTGGAGGTGGTGCTGGGCAAACGGCTCAAGAAAGCGACGGCGTTTGTGCTGAACAAAGAATGCCCCGAATGCAAATCAAAGGCGGGGAAGGATGAGGGGGATGTGGTTTGGCGTTGCCCGAATCCGGATTGCCCGGCGCAGGTGCGGGGGCGGTTGGAGCATTTTTGCGCGCGCGGGGCGATGGACATCGAAGGTGGCGGTGAGGTGTTGGTGCGGCAGTTGGTGGGGAGCGGTTTGGCGCTGAATGTGGGCGAGCTATACAAGTTGGCCTTGGCGGAGGTGGCGGGGCTGGAGCGGATGGCGGAGAAGTCGGCGCAAAATTTTATCGATGGATTGGAGGCGAGCAAGCAGCGGGATTTGTGGCGGTTGATTTTTGGGTTGGGGATTTTGCACGTGGGCGCGGGTGTGGCCAAGGCGTTGTGTCGGCGGTTTTCGAATTTGGATGAATTGATGGATGCGTCGCAGGAGGAGTTGGTGGCGATTGATGATGTGGGTGAGGTGATTGCGAAGAGTGTGCATTTTTGGTTTGGCGATCCGCAGAATCGCGCGCTCGTCGAAGTGCTGCGCAAGGCGGGATTGAATTTTGAATCTTCAATCGTCATTTCCGGCGAAGCCGCCGGACCGCTCGCGGGGAAGGCGTTGGTGCTGACGGGCACACTACCGAATTTGAAACGCCACGAGGCGGCGGCGCGCATTGAGGCGGCGGGAGGCAAGGTGATCGGCAGCGTCAGCAAGAAAACTGATTTCGTGGTGGCCGGCGAATCGGCGGGGAGCAAGCTGACGAAGGCGGAAAAATTGTCCGTGCCGGTGATTGATGAATCGGAACTTTTGCGCCTGTGCGGCGAGTGA
- a CDS encoding DMT family transporter — MGESRQNFLIAASLVLATIVWGANNTAIGYLVRDWPVLWTTGTRLLGAGILLLGLLRWTKIFGEPQAVPTDVHRRLWVRGAPLFVGWAAGFSWAVTMTPVSHASLYLAASPVWGLLLEERPRLNRESLRKYLAALLALAGIVILFLPKLHATAADGHSWHGDVIAFCASWSWTIYSRESREMSSRISGMLYTAHTAWRGGLLLLPFVIWEITKNPPALKIQFIGWQGFSIVAGTIVGLGIWNNVLRYWPVSRALLFNNLIPIFAMLWAWQCIGEQITPTFWPAMALVVSGVVIGLAPWRKPEE; from the coding sequence ATGGGTGAATCCCGTCAAAATTTCCTCATTGCCGCCAGCCTCGTGCTGGCCACCATCGTGTGGGGTGCAAATAACACGGCCATCGGCTATCTCGTGCGCGACTGGCCGGTGTTGTGGACCACCGGCACACGATTGCTGGGCGCGGGAATCCTGTTGCTGGGGCTGTTGCGATGGACAAAAATTTTTGGCGAACCGCAAGCCGTGCCGACGGATGTGCATCGACGGCTGTGGGTGCGCGGGGCGCCGTTGTTTGTTGGATGGGCGGCGGGGTTTTCGTGGGCGGTCACTATGACGCCTGTGTCGCACGCCTCGTTGTACCTCGCCGCCTCGCCGGTTTGGGGGCTGTTGCTGGAGGAACGCCCACGGCTGAACCGCGAAAGCCTGCGCAAATATTTAGCCGCGCTGCTCGCACTGGCGGGCATTGTGATTTTATTTCTTCCAAAGCTGCACGCCACTGCTGCGGACGGCCATTCGTGGCACGGCGATGTCATCGCCTTTTGCGCCAGTTGGTCGTGGACGATTTACAGTCGCGAATCGCGCGAAATGTCCAGCCGCATCAGCGGCATGTTGTATACTGCGCACACGGCATGGCGTGGGGGACTGCTGCTGCTTCCATTTGTCATTTGGGAAATCACAAAGAATCCACCCGCGCTTAAGATTCAATTCATCGGTTGGCAGGGGTTCAGCATTGTTGCCGGCACCATCGTCGGGCTGGGCATTTGGAACAACGTGCTGCGCTATTGGCCTGTCAGCCGTGCGTTGTTGTTCAATAACCTCATCCCCATCTTCGCGATGCTATGGGCGTGGCAGTGCATTGGAGAACAAATCACGCCCACCTTTTGGCCGGCCATGGCGTTGGTCGTCTCAGGCGTAGTTATTGGCCTTGCGCCGTGGCGGAAACCGGAAGAATGA
- a CDS encoding DsrE family protein — protein sequence MEPVQEQSPDVPNVAKARKLGILISVAPTHASFHHGLQLAAAALTAKDEVYLYCLDDAVAGVEDQRVQTLRGHGLRLFACAYACQRRKIVPGENALYGGLTLLNDVMSSTDRFVSFN from the coding sequence ATGGAGCCGGTGCAGGAGCAATCGCCCGATGTGCCCAATGTGGCGAAAGCGCGCAAACTGGGTATTCTGATTTCTGTCGCGCCCACGCACGCCAGCTTTCACCACGGCCTCCAGCTCGCCGCCGCCGCACTCACCGCCAAAGACGAAGTCTACCTCTACTGCCTCGACGACGCCGTGGCGGGGGTGGAAGACCAACGCGTCCAAACCCTGCGCGGCCACGGCCTCCGCCTTTTTGCCTGCGCCTATGCCTGCCAACGGCGCAAAATTGTCCCCGGCGAAAACGCTTTGTACGGCGGCCTCACATTGCTCAACGACGTAATGTCCTCCACCGATCGCTTTGTCAGTTTCAACTAA
- a CDS encoding sulfurtransferase, translating to MKHSAGFLALVEDALSRVTEISIEDLPARLTENPEAVLLDVREESEWTKAHAKEAQYLGKGVLERDLETRFPDKTAEIIMYCGGGYRSALTCDAAQKMGYTNVKSLAKGYQGLVVADWPME from the coding sequence ATGAAGCATTCAGCCGGATTTCTCGCGCTTGTGGAAGATGCCCTGTCGCGGGTGACCGAAATATCCATCGAAGACTTACCGGCGCGCCTGACGGAAAATCCGGAAGCCGTGCTGCTGGATGTGCGCGAGGAAAGCGAATGGACCAAGGCGCACGCCAAGGAAGCCCAGTATTTGGGCAAGGGCGTTTTGGAGCGCGATTTGGAAACGCGTTTCCCCGACAAGACCGCGGAAATTATCATGTACTGCGGCGGTGGCTATCGCAGTGCGCTCACTTGCGACGCCGCTCAAAAGATGGGCTACACGAATGTGAAGTCGTTGGCGAAGGGGTATCAAGGGTTGGTGGTGGCGGATTGGCCGATGGAGTGA
- the lipA gene encoding lipoyl synthase, producing the protein MSAVAEPAPSPQKRPRLPEWFRLQLPTASAYFATRNLIDDLNLHTVCESARCPNHWECWSKGTATFMIAGDRCTRACGFCAVDTRKPMALEADEPERVAEATRRMKLKHIVITAVARDDLADGGAAHFQKVIERVRAVNPETIIEILTPDFLDDDAAIDTVLAARPEIFNHNLETIRRLTPEVRSVATYDRSLSVLSKAKKRAPEIFTKSGLMLGLGETEAELHEAMADLRAVGCDLLTLGQYLQPTQKHLPVVEFIHPDQFAEHKKTAEAMGFTHVASGPLVRSSYHADDFVLPAQ; encoded by the coding sequence ATGAGCGCCGTCGCCGAACCAGCCCCTTCGCCACAAAAACGCCCGCGCCTCCCGGAGTGGTTTCGGCTTCAACTGCCGACAGCCAGCGCGTACTTCGCCACGCGTAATCTCATCGACGATCTCAACCTCCACACCGTTTGCGAAAGCGCGCGCTGTCCGAATCACTGGGAATGCTGGAGCAAAGGCACCGCCACTTTTATGATCGCCGGCGATCGCTGCACGCGCGCGTGTGGTTTCTGCGCGGTGGATACCCGCAAACCGATGGCGCTCGAGGCCGACGAGCCCGAACGCGTTGCCGAAGCCACGCGGCGGATGAAGCTCAAACACATCGTCATCACCGCCGTGGCCCGCGATGATTTGGCCGATGGCGGCGCGGCGCATTTTCAAAAAGTCATCGAACGCGTACGCGCGGTAAATCCGGAAACCATCATTGAAATCCTCACGCCGGATTTTTTGGATGACGATGCGGCCATCGACACCGTGCTCGCCGCGCGACCTGAAATTTTCAATCACAACCTCGAAACCATCCGCCGCCTCACCCCCGAAGTGCGTTCGGTGGCGACGTACGACCGATCGCTCTCCGTTTTGAGCAAAGCAAAAAAACGCGCCCCGGAAATTTTCACCAAATCCGGCCTCATGCTCGGCCTTGGCGAAACGGAAGCCGAACTGCACGAGGCGATGGCCGACCTGCGCGCCGTCGGCTGCGACCTCCTCACGCTCGGCCAATACCTCCAGCCCACCCAAAAGCATTTGCCCGTCGTTGAATTCATCCATCCCGATCAATTCGCCGAACACAAAAAAACCGCCGAGGCGATGGGTTTCACCCACGTCGCCAGCGGGCCGTTGGTTCGCAGTTCGTATCACGCGGATGATTTCGTGCTGCCGGCACAATGA
- a CDS encoding sulfatase-like hydrolase/transferase, with product MRVTVCNTRMQRSLALILALLPFWLTATPPNILLMVSDDQGYRDLGCFGSHEVKTPHLDRLAKGGVKLTSFYVAWPACTPSRGALLTGRYPQRNGIYDMIRNEAPDYGYQYKPGEYEATFERISGMDTREVLLPAVLKKVGYTSGIFGKWDLGVHKRYLPLARGFDDFYGFVNTGIDYYTHERYGVPSMFRNNAPTFADQGKYCTDLFEREAVRFLKDNHKKPFFLYVPFNAPHGASSLDPIIRSGAQAPEKFKKMYPTLLSQAGTQKGTRYGKPAIVRNRPARRLEFVGSVTAMDAAIGTLLNWLDDYNIADNTIVIFFSDNGGGGAADNAPLRGRKGQMFEGGIRVPCIIRWPGKIPADTTTDEFLTSLEIFPTLSIAAGAAPTKGVVLDGFDMLPVLQGISKSPRKEMFWQRRLDKGARVGHWKWVAGTHGTGLFDLQTDISEKHDLSSKHPEVLKMMKARFANWKKEMAAAEPRGPFRDY from the coding sequence ATGCGCGTCACGGTTTGCAATACGCGCATGCAACGTTCGCTCGCCCTGATACTGGCTCTGTTGCCGTTTTGGCTCACGGCCACCCCACCGAATATTTTGCTTATGGTGTCTGACGACCAGGGCTATCGCGACCTTGGCTGCTTTGGCTCGCACGAAGTGAAAACACCACACCTCGATCGCCTTGCCAAAGGCGGCGTAAAACTCACCAGTTTTTATGTCGCATGGCCCGCGTGCACGCCTTCGCGCGGCGCATTGCTCACCGGTCGCTATCCACAGCGCAATGGCATTTACGACATGATTCGCAACGAAGCGCCCGACTATGGTTATCAATACAAGCCCGGTGAATACGAGGCCACCTTCGAGCGCATCAGCGGCATGGACACTCGCGAGGTGCTGCTGCCGGCGGTGTTAAAAAAAGTCGGCTACACCAGCGGCATTTTTGGTAAATGGGATCTCGGCGTACACAAACGCTATCTGCCGCTCGCGCGTGGCTTTGATGATTTTTATGGGTTCGTGAACACCGGCATCGATTACTACACCCACGAACGCTACGGCGTACCGTCGATGTTCCGCAACAACGCCCCCACCTTCGCCGATCAAGGCAAATACTGCACCGACCTTTTCGAGCGCGAAGCCGTGCGATTTCTCAAGGACAACCACAAAAAACCGTTTTTCCTCTACGTGCCTTTCAACGCCCCGCACGGCGCGTCGAGCCTCGACCCCATCATCCGCAGTGGCGCGCAGGCACCGGAAAAGTTTAAAAAGATGTACCCCACGCTGCTCTCTCAGGCCGGCACGCAAAAGGGAACGCGCTATGGCAAACCCGCCATCGTCCGCAACCGCCCCGCGCGCCGATTAGAATTTGTCGGCTCCGTCACCGCGATGGATGCCGCGATCGGCACGCTGCTAAACTGGCTCGATGATTACAACATTGCCGACAACACGATTGTGATTTTCTTCAGCGACAACGGCGGCGGCGGCGCGGCAGACAACGCGCCCTTGCGCGGGCGCAAAGGCCAAATGTTCGAGGGCGGCATCCGAGTGCCTTGCATCATCCGCTGGCCCGGAAAAATTCCCGCCGACACCACCACCGATGAATTCCTCACCTCGCTTGAAATTTTCCCCACCCTCTCCATCGCCGCCGGAGCAGCTCCAACCAAGGGGGTAGTGCTCGACGGCTTCGACATGCTGCCGGTATTGCAGGGCATAAGCAAATCACCGCGCAAAGAAATGTTCTGGCAACGCCGGCTCGACAAAGGCGCACGCGTAGGGCACTGGAAATGGGTGGCGGGAACACACGGCACCGGCTTATTTGATTTACAAACGGACATAAGCGAAAAGCACGATCTTTCCAGCAAGCACCCGGAGGTGTTAAAAATGATGAAAGCTCGCTTCGCCAACTGGAAAAAAGAAATGGCAGCCGCCGAACCGCGCGGTCCGTTTCGGGATTATTAA
- a CDS encoding AbrB/MazE/SpoVT family DNA-binding domain-containing protein yields the protein MKTLLSAKRQISIPKALCEELEMAPGSHVEWEIRDGLLIGTPLPKDAWKKLRGMIPRAAAKRGWKAFEDMRREERARG from the coding sequence ATGAAAACATTGCTTTCGGCCAAACGACAAATTTCCATCCCCAAAGCCCTGTGCGAGGAACTGGAGATGGCCCCCGGTTCCCACGTGGAATGGGAAATCCGCGACGGTCTGCTCATCGGCACGCCGCTGCCCAAGGATGCTTGGAAGAAACTGCGCGGTATGATTCCACGCGCGGCGGCCAAGCGTGGCTGGAAGGCGTTCGAGGATATGCGCCGGGAGGAGCGCGCCCGTGGCTGA
- a CDS encoding nitroreductase, with protein MDPADFLALISRRHCQRAFTDAAVSREVLESVLLAAGEAPSGKNTQPWKVTVVQGAARDGLSAALCAAFDAGEKAVPDYEYSLLPSPMEWKDRARACGFSLFELKGIARDDVEARRAHGRENFTFFGAPVQLIFHLPAGAERGNFLDVGMFMQNVMLGLTAHGLGSCPQFSVAGYAGVVRAALGLGADRWVVAGMSVGWPEAAAAVNTFVPERLPLADFVDWQG; from the coding sequence ATGGATCCGGCTGATTTTCTTGCATTGATTTCGCGGCGGCATTGTCAGCGGGCGTTTACGGATGCGGCGGTGTCGCGCGAGGTGCTGGAGTCGGTTTTGTTGGCGGCGGGGGAGGCGCCTTCGGGGAAGAATACGCAGCCGTGGAAGGTGACGGTCGTTCAGGGCGCGGCGCGGGATGGGTTGAGTGCGGCTCTTTGTGCGGCGTTTGATGCGGGGGAAAAGGCGGTGCCGGATTATGAGTATTCGCTGTTGCCTTCGCCCATGGAATGGAAGGATCGGGCGCGCGCGTGCGGGTTTTCATTGTTTGAATTGAAGGGGATTGCGCGGGATGATGTGGAGGCACGGCGGGCGCACGGGCGGGAGAATTTTACTTTTTTTGGCGCGCCGGTGCAGTTGATTTTTCATCTGCCAGCGGGTGCGGAGCGGGGGAATTTTTTGGATGTCGGGATGTTTATGCAAAATGTGATGCTCGGCCTCACGGCGCACGGGCTGGGGAGTTGCCCGCAATTCAGCGTGGCGGGTTATGCGGGGGTGGTGCGGGCGGCGCTGGGGTTGGGCGCGGATCGCTGGGTGGTGGCGGGGATGTCAGTGGGCTGGCCGGAGGCGGCGGCGGCGGTGAACACATTCGTGCCGGAGCGGCTTCCGTTGGCGGATTTTGTGGATTGGCAGGGTTGA